From one Luteipulveratus mongoliensis genomic stretch:
- a CDS encoding alpha/beta hydrolase, with protein sequence MTAIPATLPRRADRYPRPVRLDAGEATLSGVVAEPVDQPLRGLIVAIHGAGMDARYFDAPSAAEASLLGLAPRLGFAALAIDRPGHGATSGGQFVDRSIEGQAHALGQAISAYRERADIGAGVCLLGHSFGGKVAVTLAYQGDADLVGLDISGCGFHYRGGTLQHLDGRRMSRLGWGPPSYYPEGTFTAMRGATSDFDAGEVAQAQDWPYAFERVAAQVRVPVRMTFAEREPWWRSDSDELAAIERAFVRAPSVEISTQPYAGHNLSLGLAARSYHLAAVAFFERCLLARQLHRTRP encoded by the coding sequence ATGACCGCCATTCCTGCGACGCTGCCCAGGCGGGCCGACCGGTACCCCCGACCGGTCCGCCTGGACGCCGGTGAGGCGACGCTGTCCGGCGTGGTCGCCGAACCGGTCGACCAGCCGCTGCGCGGTTTGATCGTGGCGATCCACGGAGCGGGTATGGACGCGCGCTACTTCGACGCCCCATCCGCGGCGGAGGCATCGCTGCTCGGTCTCGCCCCGCGGCTCGGGTTCGCCGCGCTCGCGATCGATCGACCGGGCCACGGTGCAACCTCCGGTGGGCAGTTCGTGGATCGCAGTATCGAGGGTCAGGCCCACGCGTTGGGCCAGGCGATCAGTGCCTACCGGGAGCGCGCGGACATCGGCGCCGGCGTCTGTCTGCTCGGACACTCCTTCGGCGGCAAGGTCGCGGTGACGCTCGCGTACCAGGGCGACGCCGATCTGGTCGGGCTCGACATCTCGGGCTGCGGGTTCCACTACCGCGGTGGCACGCTGCAGCACCTGGACGGGCGTCGGATGTCCCGCCTGGGCTGGGGCCCGCCCTCGTACTACCCCGAAGGCACCTTCACCGCGATGCGGGGAGCCACGTCGGACTTCGATGCCGGCGAGGTCGCACAGGCGCAGGACTGGCCGTACGCCTTCGAGCGCGTCGCCGCGCAGGTGCGAGTGCCGGTTCGGATGACGTTCGCGGAGCGCGAGCCGTGGTGGCGCTCCGATTCCGACGAGCTGGCGGCGATCGAGCGGGCGTTCGTCCGCGCGCCGTCGGTGGAGATCTCGACCCAGCCGTACGCCGGCCACAACCTCAGCCTGGGCCTGGCCGCCAGGTCCTACCACCTGGCTGCCGTGGCCTTCTTCGAGCGCTGCCTGCTCGCCCGTCAGCTCCACCGCACGCGACCTTAG